The window ACCCGCGATATCGTCAACCTGGTCCACGGACCCATCGGATGTAGCTTTTACGCCTGGTTGACCCGACGTAATCAGACCGATGCTGGCCCGGAAGGACCGGACGGTGAAAACTTCATGAACTACTGTTTTTCCACCGATATGCAGGATCAGGATATCATCTTCGGCGGAGAGAAAAAACTGGAGCAGGCCATTCAGGAAGCCTATGACCTGTTTCATCCCAAGTCCATTGCAGTGTTTGCCACCTGTCCGGTGGGTCTGATCGGAGATGATATTCACACCATTTCCCGGCAGATGAAAGAAAAGCTGGGTGACTGTAATGTGTACGCCTTCAGCTGTGAGGGCTATAAGGGTGTCAGTCAGTCAGCAGGCCATCATATCGCCAACAATCAGGTGTTCCGTCATATCGTGGGCGAGAACGACAAGCCGGTTGAGGGCAAATACAAAATCAACCTGCTGGGTGAGTACAATATCGGCGGCGACGGCTTTGAGATAGATCGGGTCTTTAAGAAATGTGGGATTACCAATATCTCCACCTTTTCCGGCAACTCTACCTATGAGCAGTTTGCCACAGCTCATCAGGCCGACCTGAATGCGGTTATGTGTCATCGGTCCATCAACTACGTGGCTGACATGCTGGAGACTAAGTTCGGTATTCCGTGGATCAAGGTGAACTTCATCGGAGCCAACGCTACAGCCAAATCGCTGCGTAAGATTGCCGCCTATTTTGAGGATCAGGAGCTGATCGACAAGGTGGAAGCAGTGATTGCCGAGGAAATGCCGGATGTTGAAGCGGCGGCGAGCGAAATTCTGCCCCGTACCGGCGGCAAGACAGCCATGATGTTTGTGGGTGGCTCCAGAGCCCATCATTATAAGGAGTTGTTTGACGAGTTGGGCATGAAGACCATCTCTGCCGGTTACGAGTTTGGTCATCGTGATGATTACGAGGGTCGTCGGGTTCTGCCGCACATCAAGGTGGATGCGGACAGCCGGAACATCGAGGAAATCGTGGTGGAGGCCGATGAGACTCGCTTTAGCCCTCGCAAGAGTGAAGAGGAGCTGAAGGCACTGGAGGAAGGCGGTCTTAAATTCAAGGATTACGAAGGATTGGCCCCAGATTTAGAAGAGGGCACCTTGATCATCGACGACCTCAATCAGTACGAGGCTGAGAAGCTGGTCGAGCTGATGAAGCCGGACATTTTCTGTGCAGGTATCAAAGAGAAGTTCTCCATTCAGAAGCTGGGCGTGCCCATGAAGCAGCTGCACAGCTATGATTCTGGCGGCCCCTATGCCGGATTCAAAGGTGCGATCAACTTTTACAAAGAGATTGACCGTCTGGTGAACAGCAGGGTCTGGAGTTACATGAAGGCCCCCTGGCAGGAAAACCCGCAGCTCTCCGGCACCTTTGTCTGGGAATAATTCGGAACATGTAGGGGCAGGTCCCCGTGCCTGCCCTGCCCGATTTTTCGGGAAATTCAGGGCGAACACAGGGATTCGCCCCTACATCCCATACGCGGAAATAATTCCGTAAGGGCACGGCACGCCGTGCCCCTACAGATGATCATTACGAGGTTGAAATACCATGTTATTACGACATACACCCAAAGAAATCAGCGAGCGCAAGGCCCTGACCATTAATCCGGCCAAGACCTGCCAGCCCATCGGCGCTATGTACGCGGCCCTGGGCATCCACGGATGCCTGCCGCACAGTCATGGCTCCCAGGGCTGTTGCGCCTATCATAGATCAACCCTGACCCGGCATTATAAAGAGCCGATCTCGGCGGCCACCAGCTCCTTTACCGAAGGCGCGTCCGTGTTCGGCGGTCAGGCCAACCTGACCCAGGCTTTCAACAATATCTTCACGGTCTACAATCCAGAAATCGTGGCAGTGCATACCACTTGTCTGTCCGAGACCATTGGCGACGATCTGCCCCAGATTCGCAAAAAGGCGATCAAGGAAGGCAAGATCCCGGAAGGCAAGGAGGTCATTGGTGCGTCCACGCCCAGCTATGTTGGTTCCCATGTGACCGGGTTCTCCAATATGGTCAAAGCTATGACCGATCTGGCCGAGCCCACGGGCAAGAAAAACGGCAAGATCAACCTTATCCCCGGCTGGGTAGAACCCTGCGATATGGAGGAGCTCAAGCGGCTCACCAAGTTAATGGGTGTGGGTACGATCCTTTTTCCAGATACCTCGGGCGTGCTCAACAGCCCGCTGACCGGTGAATACAAAATGTTCCCGGCAGGTGGCACCACAGTTGCCGAGTTGAAGTCCACTGCTGATTCAATGGGTACTCTGGCTTTGGGCGAATGGTGTTCCGCTGATGCGGCCCGTCAGCTGGATAAGAAGCATAAGGTGCCTTGCACAGTGCTGGATATGCCCTTCGGTCTCAAGGCCACGGACCGTTTTATTGAGGCCTTGCGCACCATTGCCGGGGTCAACGTGCCTGATGAAATTATGACCGAGCGCGGTCAGCTGGTGGATCTGATTTCCGACATGCACCAGTACTTCTTTCACAAGAAGGTTGCTCTGGTCGGTGATCCAGATCAGGTCATCGCTATGACCGAGTTTTTGGTTTCCATCGACATGTGTCCGGTCCACATTGTTACCGGTACTCCGGGCAAGAAGTTTGAGAAACGCATCAGGGAGATCACAGCGGACATGCCTTTTGAGGTCAACGTCAAGGCCAAAGGCGATTTCTTCCTCCTCCATCAGTGGATGAAGAACGAGCCAGTGGACCTGCTG is drawn from Candidatus Electrothrix rattekaaiensis and contains these coding sequences:
- the nifD gene encoding nitrogenase molybdenum-iron protein alpha chain; the encoded protein is MGAAEKLVQWNPTDIKAELIKKYPPKVARKRAKQIMINEALENGTPEITANVRTIPGIITMRGCTYAGCKGVIMGPTRDIVNLVHGPIGCSFYAWLTRRNQTDAGPEGPDGENFMNYCFSTDMQDQDIIFGGEKKLEQAIQEAYDLFHPKSIAVFATCPVGLIGDDIHTISRQMKEKLGDCNVYAFSCEGYKGVSQSAGHHIANNQVFRHIVGENDKPVEGKYKINLLGEYNIGGDGFEIDRVFKKCGITNISTFSGNSTYEQFATAHQADLNAVMCHRSINYVADMLETKFGIPWIKVNFIGANATAKSLRKIAAYFEDQELIDKVEAVIAEEMPDVEAAASEILPRTGGKTAMMFVGGSRAHHYKELFDELGMKTISAGYEFGHRDDYEGRRVLPHIKVDADSRNIEEIVVEADETRFSPRKSEEELKALEEGGLKFKDYEGLAPDLEEGTLIIDDLNQYEAEKLVELMKPDIFCAGIKEKFSIQKLGVPMKQLHSYDSGGPYAGFKGAINFYKEIDRLVNSRVWSYMKAPWQENPQLSGTFVWE
- the nifK gene encoding nitrogenase molybdenum-iron protein subunit beta → MLLRHTPKEISERKALTINPAKTCQPIGAMYAALGIHGCLPHSHGSQGCCAYHRSTLTRHYKEPISAATSSFTEGASVFGGQANLTQAFNNIFTVYNPEIVAVHTTCLSETIGDDLPQIRKKAIKEGKIPEGKEVIGASTPSYVGSHVTGFSNMVKAMTDLAEPTGKKNGKINLIPGWVEPCDMEELKRLTKLMGVGTILFPDTSGVLNSPLTGEYKMFPAGGTTVAELKSTADSMGTLALGEWCSADAARQLDKKHKVPCTVLDMPFGLKATDRFIEALRTIAGVNVPDEIMTERGQLVDLISDMHQYFFHKKVALVGDPDQVIAMTEFLVSIDMCPVHIVTGTPGKKFEKRIREITADMPFEVNVKAKGDFFLLHQWMKNEPVDLLISNTYGKYIARDEDVPLIRWGFPILDRQGHQYFPTVGYKGGLRLLEKILSAIMDRKDRDDPETKFELVL